A single genomic interval of Vulpes vulpes isolate BD-2025 chromosome 3, VulVul3, whole genome shotgun sequence harbors:
- the KIF22 gene encoding kinesin-like protein KIF22 yields MDAGGAAPLRRREMAAAVSGAGRCRPGKVGAGRRPPPARVRVAVRLRPFVDGTAGACDPPCVRGLDSCSLEIANWRNHQETLKYQFDAFYGEKSSQQDIYAGSVQPILRHLLEGQNASVLAYGPTGAGKTHTMLGSPEQPGVIPRALMDLLQLTREEGGEGRPWALSVTMSYLEIYQEKVLDLLEPTSGDLVIREDCRGNILIPGLMQKPITSFADFERHFLPASRNRTVGATRLNQRSSRSHAVLLVKVDQRERLAPFRQREGKLYLIDLAGSEDNRRTGNKGLRLKESGAINSSLFVLGKVVDALNQGLPRVPYRDSKLTRLLQDSLGGSAHSILIANIAPERHFYLDTVSALNFAARSKEVINRPFTNESLQLPVLAPIKLSQKELLGPSEAERAQGPEEEEIGSPEPPAAPASASQKLSPLQKLSSMDPAVLERLLSLDRLLGSQGSQRTHGLNTPRRERMVLMKTMEEKDLEIKRLKMKQKELEAKVLAQEALDPKDKENSSPAILQPLARRTVTVAKPLKKAVVMPLQLIQEQAASPNAEIHILKKKGRKRKLESLDASEPEEKAEDCWELQISPELLARGRQKILDLLNEGSARDLRSLQRIGQKKAQLIVGWRELHGPFSQVEDLEHVEGISGKQMESFLKANILGLAACQRSGPS; encoded by the exons ATGGACGCGGGGGGCGCCGCGCCGCTCAGGCGACGCGAGATGGCGGCGGCGGTCTCAG GAGCTGGTCGCTGTCGGCCAGGCAAGGTGGGGGCTGGTAGGCGCCCACCGCCAGCCCGAGTAAGGGTGGCTGTGCGGCTGCGGCCATTTGTGGATGGGACAGCTGGAGCATGTGATCCCCCTTGTGTGCGGGGCCTGGACAGCTGTTCCCTGGAGATTGCCAACTGGAGGAACCACCAGGAGACTCTCAAATACCA GTTTGATGCCTTCTATGGGGAGAAGAGCTCTCAGCAGGACATCTATGCAGGATCAGTACAGCCCATCCTAAGGCACTTGCTGGAAGGGCAGAATGCCAGTGTGCTTGCCTATGGGCCCACAGGGGCAG GGAAGACGCACACAATGCTGGGCAGCCCAGAGCAACCTGGAGTGATACCCCGGGCTCTTATGGATCTCCTACAGCTCACAAGGGAGGAGGGCGGCGAGGGCCGGCCCTGGGCCCTCTCTGTCACTATGTCCTACTTAGAGATCTACCAGGAAAAG GTATTAGACCTCTTGGAGCCCACATCAGGAGATCTGGTGATCCGAGAGGACTGTCGGGGAAACATCCTGATTCCAGGCCTCATGCAGAAGCCCATCACTAGCTTTGCTGATTTTGAGCGGCACTTCCTGCCAGCCAGTAGAAATCGGACTGTGGGAGCCACCCGGCTCAACCAGCGCTCCTCCCGCAGTCATGCTGTGCTCCTGGTTAAG GTGGATCAACGGGAACGGCTGGCCCCATTTCGCCAGCGGGAGGGTAAACTCTACCTGATTGacttggctggctcagaggaCAACCGGCGCACGGGTAACAAGGGTCTGCGGCTGAAGGAAAGCGGAGCCATCAACTCCTCCCTCTTTGTACTGGGCAAGGTGGTGGATGCCCTGAACCAAGGCCTCCCTCGTGTACCTTACCGGGACAGCAAGCTCACTCGCCTGTTGCAG GattctctgggtggctcagcccacaGCATCCTCATTGCCAACATTGCCCCTGAGAGACACTTCTACCTAGATACAGTCTCTGCACTCAACTTTGCTGCCAGGTCCAAGGAGGTGATCAACCGGCCTTTTACCAATGAAAGTCTACAGCTTCCTG TATTGGCACCCATTAAACTGTCCCAGAAAGAACTGCTAGGCCcgtcagaggcagagagagcccaAGGCCCTGAGGAAGAGGAAATTGGGAGTCCTGAGCccccagcagctccagcctctgcctcccagAAACTCAG CCCCCTACAGAAGCTAAGTAGCATGGATCCAGCTGTGCTGGAGCGCCTCCTAAGCTTGGACCGTCTCTTGGGCTCCCAGGGGAGCCAGAGGACCCATGGGCTGAACACCCCAAGACGAGAGCGGATGGTGCTCATGAAGACAATGGAGGAGAAGGATTTGGAGATTAAG AGGCTTAAGATGAAGCAAAAAGAACTAGAAGCTAAGGTTCTGGCCCAGGAGGCTCTGGACCCAAAGGATAAAGAGAATTCCTCTCCTGCAATACTCCAACCACTTGCCCGCCGCACAGTCACAGTAGCTAAGCCCCTGAAAAAGGCTGTGGTGATGCCCTTACAACTGA ttcaggaaCAGGCAGCGTCTCCCAATGCTGAGATCCATATTCTGAAGAAGAAAGGGCGGAAGAGAAAG CTGGAGTCCCTGGACGCCTCAGAGCCAGAGGAGAAGGCTGAGGACTGCTGGGAGCTACAGATCAGCCCGGAGCTACTGGCCCGTGGGCGCCAAAAAATACTAGATCTGCTGAACGAAGGCTCTGCCCGGGATCTGCGCAGCCTGCAGCGCATTGGCCAAAAGAAGGCCCAGCTCATCGTCGGCTGGAGGGAGCTCCACGGCCCCTTCAGCCAG GTGGAGGACCTGGAACACGTGGAGGGCATATCCGGGAAACAGATGGAATCATTCCTGAAG GCGAACATCCTGGGTCTCGCCGCGTGCCAGCGCAGCGGCCCCTCCTGA
- the MAZ gene encoding myc-associated zinc finger protein isoform X1, whose translation MFPVFPCTLLAPPFPVLGLDSRGVGGLMNSFPPPQGHAQNPLQVGAELQSRFFASQGCAQSPFQAAPAPPPTPQPPAAEPLQVDLLPVLAAAQESAAAAAAAAAAAAAAAVAAAPPAPAAASTVDTAALKQPPAPPPPPPPVSAPAAEAAPPVSAATIAAAAATAVVAPTSTVAVAPVASALEKKTKSKGPYICALCAKEFKNGYNLRRHEAIHTGAKAGRVPSGAMKMPTMVPLSLLSVPQLSGAGGGGGEAGAGGGAAAVAAGGVVTTTASGKRIRKNHACEMCGKAFRDVYHLNRHKLSHSDEKPYQCPVCQQRFKRKDRMSYHVRSHDGAVHKPYNCSHCGKSFSRPDHLNSHVRQVHSTERPFKCEKCEAAFATKDRLRAHTVRHEEKVPCHVCGKMLSSAYISDHMKVHSQGPHHVCELCNKGTGEVCPMAAAAAAAAAAAAAAAVAAPPTAVGSLSGAEGVPVSSQPLPSQPW comes from the exons ATGTTCCCCGTGTTCCCTTGCACGCTGCTGGCCCCCCCCTTCCCCGTGCTGGGCCTGGACTCCCGGGGGGTGGGCGGCCTCATGAACTCCTTCCCGCCACCTCAGGGTCACGCCCAGAACCCCCTGCAGGTCGGGGCTGAGCTCCAGTCCCGCTTCTTTGCCTCCCAGGGCTGCGCCCAGAGTCCATTCCAG GCCGCGCCGGCGCCCCCACCCACGCCCCAGCCCCCGGCGGCCGAGCCCCTCCAGGTGGACTTGCTCCCGGTTCTCGCCGCCGCCCAGGAGTctgccgccgccgcggccgccgccgcagcagctgctgccgccgccgccgtcgctgctgcgcccccggccccggccgccgcctCCACAGTGGACACAGCGGCTCTGAAGCAGCCgccggcgcccccgccgccgcccccgccggtGTCGGCGCCCGCGGCCGAAGCCGCGCCCCCTGTCTCTGCCGCCACTATCGCCGCAGCCGCGGCTACCGCCGTCGTAGCCCCAACCTCGACGGTCGCCGTGGCCCCGGTCGCATCTGCCTTGGAGAAGAAGACAAAGAGCAAGGGGCCCTACATCTGTGCCCTGTGCGCCAAGGAGTTCAAGAACGGCTACAATCTCCGGAGGCACGAGGCCATCCACACAGGAGCCAAGGCCGGCCGGGTCCCCTCGGGTGCTATGAAGATGCCCACCATGGTGCCCCTGAGTCTCCTGAGCGTGCCCCAGCTGAGCGGagccggcgggggagggggagaagccgGTGCGGGCGGCGGAGCGGCCGCCGTGGCCGCGGGTGGCGTGGTAACCACGACCGCCTCGGGGAAGCGCATCCGGAAGAACCACGCCTGTGAGATGTGCGGCAAGGCCTTCCGCGACGTCTACCATCTGAACCGACACAAGCTGTCGCACTCGGACGAGAAGCCCTACCAGTGCCCGGTGTGCCAGCAGCGCTTCAAGCGCAAGGACCGCATGAGCTACCACGTGCGCTCACATGACGGCGCTGTGCACAAGCCCTACAACTGCTCCCACTGTGGCAAGAGCTTCTCCCG GCCGGATCACCTCAACAGTCACGTCAGACAAGTGCACTCAACAGAACGGCCCTTCAAATGTGAG aaaTGTGAGGCAGCTTTTGCTACGAAGGATCGACTGAGAGCGCACACAGTACGACACGAGGAGAAGGTGCCATGTCATGTGTGTGGCAAGATGCTGAGCTCGGCTTATATTTCGGACCACATGAAGGTGCACAGCCAGGGCCCTCACCATGTCTGTGAGCTCTGCAACAAAG GTACTGGTGAGGTTTGTCCTatggcggcggcagcagcagcggcggcagcggcagcagcagcagcagcagtggcagccCCCCCCACAGCTGTGGGCTCCCTTTCTGGGGCCGAGGGGGTGCCTGTGAGCTCTCAGCCActtccctcccagccctggtGA
- the MAZ gene encoding myc-associated zinc finger protein isoform X2: MFPVFPCTLLAPPFPVLGLDSRGVGGLMNSFPPPQGHAQNPLQVGAELQSRFFASQGCAQSPFQAAPAPPPTPQPPAAEPLQVDLLPVLAAAQESAAAAAAAAAAAAAAAVAAAPPAPAAASTVDTAALKQPPAPPPPPPPVSAPAAEAAPPVSAATIAAAAATAVVAPTSTVAVAPVASALEKKTKSKGPYICALCAKEFKNGYNLRRHEAIHTGAKAGRVPSGAMKMPTMVPLSLLSVPQLSGAGGGGGEAGAGGGAAAVAAGGVVTTTASGKRIRKNHACEMCGKAFRDVYHLNRHKLSHSDEKPYQCPVCQQRFKRKDRMSYHVRSHDGAVHKPYNCSHCGKSFSRPDHLNSHVRQVHSTERPFKCEKCEAAFATKDRLRAHTVRHEEKVPCHVCGKMLSSAYISDHMKVHSQGPHHVCELCNKGFTTAAYLRIHAVKDHGLQAPRADRILCKLCSVHCKTPAQLAGHMQTHLGGAAPPVPGDAPQPQPTC, translated from the exons ATGTTCCCCGTGTTCCCTTGCACGCTGCTGGCCCCCCCCTTCCCCGTGCTGGGCCTGGACTCCCGGGGGGTGGGCGGCCTCATGAACTCCTTCCCGCCACCTCAGGGTCACGCCCAGAACCCCCTGCAGGTCGGGGCTGAGCTCCAGTCCCGCTTCTTTGCCTCCCAGGGCTGCGCCCAGAGTCCATTCCAG GCCGCGCCGGCGCCCCCACCCACGCCCCAGCCCCCGGCGGCCGAGCCCCTCCAGGTGGACTTGCTCCCGGTTCTCGCCGCCGCCCAGGAGTctgccgccgccgcggccgccgccgcagcagctgctgccgccgccgccgtcgctgctgcgcccccggccccggccgccgcctCCACAGTGGACACAGCGGCTCTGAAGCAGCCgccggcgcccccgccgccgcccccgccggtGTCGGCGCCCGCGGCCGAAGCCGCGCCCCCTGTCTCTGCCGCCACTATCGCCGCAGCCGCGGCTACCGCCGTCGTAGCCCCAACCTCGACGGTCGCCGTGGCCCCGGTCGCATCTGCCTTGGAGAAGAAGACAAAGAGCAAGGGGCCCTACATCTGTGCCCTGTGCGCCAAGGAGTTCAAGAACGGCTACAATCTCCGGAGGCACGAGGCCATCCACACAGGAGCCAAGGCCGGCCGGGTCCCCTCGGGTGCTATGAAGATGCCCACCATGGTGCCCCTGAGTCTCCTGAGCGTGCCCCAGCTGAGCGGagccggcgggggagggggagaagccgGTGCGGGCGGCGGAGCGGCCGCCGTGGCCGCGGGTGGCGTGGTAACCACGACCGCCTCGGGGAAGCGCATCCGGAAGAACCACGCCTGTGAGATGTGCGGCAAGGCCTTCCGCGACGTCTACCATCTGAACCGACACAAGCTGTCGCACTCGGACGAGAAGCCCTACCAGTGCCCGGTGTGCCAGCAGCGCTTCAAGCGCAAGGACCGCATGAGCTACCACGTGCGCTCACATGACGGCGCTGTGCACAAGCCCTACAACTGCTCCCACTGTGGCAAGAGCTTCTCCCG GCCGGATCACCTCAACAGTCACGTCAGACAAGTGCACTCAACAGAACGGCCCTTCAAATGTGAG aaaTGTGAGGCAGCTTTTGCTACGAAGGATCGACTGAGAGCGCACACAGTACGACACGAGGAGAAGGTGCCATGTCATGTGTGTGGCAAGATGCTGAGCTCGGCTTATATTTCGGACCACATGAAGGTGCACAGCCAGGGCCCTCACCATGTCTGTGAGCTCTGCAACAAAG gCTTCACCACAGCAGCATACCTGCGCATCCACGCGGTGAAGGACCACGGGCTCCAGGCCCCGCGGGCTGACCGCATCCTGTGCAAGCTGTGCAGCGTGCACTGCAAGACCCCTGCCCAGCTGGCCGGCCACATGCAGACCCATCTGGGGGGGGCCGCCCCCCCTGTCCCGGGAGACGCCCCCCAGCCACAGCCCACCTGCTGA
- the PRRT2 gene encoding proline-rich transmembrane protein 2, protein MAASSSEGSEMKGIEEGPQTQGEGPGHSEAKTGPLQVPAGVPDEPEALQPDPDITGAPVDSEAKAGLAPETTETPTGVSETAQARDLSSNPGGESNAIPSPEEACQEPAPKPEVNKEVTADQGSDLGSVAPLEPASEPAPQLDPQSDPQPDCQPGSQPTPKSDLQPEPPTQEDPTPEVLTESVGEKQENGAVVPLQAGGGEEGPAPQPHSPPSTKTHPANGAPPRVLQQLVEEDRIGRAHSGHPGSPRGSLSRHPSSQLAGSGVEGGEGTQKPRDYIILAILSCFCPMWPVNIVAFAYAVMSRNSLQQGDVDGAQRLGRVAKLLSIVALVGGVLIIIASCVINLGVYK, encoded by the exons ATGGCAGCCAGCAGCTCTGAGGGCTCAGAGATGAAGGGGATAGAAGAGGGTCCCCAAACCCAAGGAGAAGGGCCTGGCCATTCTGAAGCCAAAACTGGCCCTCTCCAGGTCCCAGCTGGGGTCCCAGATGAGCCAGAGGCCCTGCAGCCCGACCCAGACATCACTGGGGCCCCTGTGGACTCAGAAGCTAAGGCTGGGCTGGCTCCAGAAACCACAGAGACCCCAACTGGGGTCTCAGAAACAGCTCAGGCTAGAGACCTCAGCTCAAACCCAGGAGGGGAATCGAATGCCATCCCTAGCCCTGAAGAAGCATGCCAAGAGCCAGCCCCCAAACCAGAAGTGAATAAAGAGGTTACTGCAGACCAGGGTTCCGATCTGGGGTCTGTGGCCCCGCTTGAGCCAGCCTCAGAGCCTGCTCCCCAGTTGGACCCCCAGTCAGACCCTCAGCCAGATTGCCAGCCAGGTTCCCAGCCCACCCCCAAGTCAGATCTTCAGCCAGAGCCCCCCACCCAGGAGGACCCCACCCCTGAGGTCCTGACTGAGAGTGTGGGGGAAAAGCAAGAGAATGGGGCAGTGGTTCCACTGCAGGCTGGCGGTGGGGAAGAgggcccagccccccagcctcACTCACCACCCTCAACAAAAACCCACCCAGCCAATGGGGCTCCTCCACGAGTGCTACAGCAGCTGGTTGAGGAGGACCGAATAGGAAGGGCTCACAGTGGGCACCCAGGATCTCCCCGAGGTAGCCTGAGCCGCCACCCCAGCTCCCAACTGGCAGGgtctggggtggaggggggtgaaGGCACCCAGAAACCTCGGGACTACATCATCCTCGCCATCCTGTCCTGCTTCTGCCCCATGTGGCCTGTCAACATCGTGGCCTTCGCTTATGCTGTCATG TCCCGGAACAGCCTGCAGCAGGGGGACGTGGATGGGGCCCAGCGTCTGGGCCGCGTGGCCAAGCTCTTAAGCATCGTGGCGCTGGTAGGGGGGGTCCTCATCATCATCGCCTCCTGCGTCATCAACTTAGGCG tGTATAAGTGA
- the MAZ gene encoding myc-associated zinc finger protein isoform X4 yields the protein MFPVFPCTLLAPPFPVLGLDSRGVGGLMNSFPPPQGHAQNPLQVGAELQSRFFASQGCAQSPFQAAPAPPPTPQPPAAEPLQVDLLPVLAAAQESAAAAAAAAAAAAAAAVAAAPPAPAAASTVDTAALKQPPAPPPPPPPVSAPAAEAAPPVSAATIAAAAATAVVAPTSTVAVAPVASALEKKTKSKGPYICALCAKEFKNGYNLRRHEAIHTGAKAGRVPSGAMKMPTMVPLSLLSVPQLSGAGGGGGEAGAGGGAAAVAAGGVVTTTASGKRIRKNHACEMCGKAFRDVYHLNRHKLSHSDEKPYQCPVCQQRFKRKDRMSYHVRSHDGAVHKPYNCSHCGKSFSRPDHLNSHVRQVHSTERPFKCETLSSHSHFLQIKDPQGSDSFNLLFPSPCSPKL from the exons ATGTTCCCCGTGTTCCCTTGCACGCTGCTGGCCCCCCCCTTCCCCGTGCTGGGCCTGGACTCCCGGGGGGTGGGCGGCCTCATGAACTCCTTCCCGCCACCTCAGGGTCACGCCCAGAACCCCCTGCAGGTCGGGGCTGAGCTCCAGTCCCGCTTCTTTGCCTCCCAGGGCTGCGCCCAGAGTCCATTCCAG GCCGCGCCGGCGCCCCCACCCACGCCCCAGCCCCCGGCGGCCGAGCCCCTCCAGGTGGACTTGCTCCCGGTTCTCGCCGCCGCCCAGGAGTctgccgccgccgcggccgccgccgcagcagctgctgccgccgccgccgtcgctgctgcgcccccggccccggccgccgcctCCACAGTGGACACAGCGGCTCTGAAGCAGCCgccggcgcccccgccgccgcccccgccggtGTCGGCGCCCGCGGCCGAAGCCGCGCCCCCTGTCTCTGCCGCCACTATCGCCGCAGCCGCGGCTACCGCCGTCGTAGCCCCAACCTCGACGGTCGCCGTGGCCCCGGTCGCATCTGCCTTGGAGAAGAAGACAAAGAGCAAGGGGCCCTACATCTGTGCCCTGTGCGCCAAGGAGTTCAAGAACGGCTACAATCTCCGGAGGCACGAGGCCATCCACACAGGAGCCAAGGCCGGCCGGGTCCCCTCGGGTGCTATGAAGATGCCCACCATGGTGCCCCTGAGTCTCCTGAGCGTGCCCCAGCTGAGCGGagccggcgggggagggggagaagccgGTGCGGGCGGCGGAGCGGCCGCCGTGGCCGCGGGTGGCGTGGTAACCACGACCGCCTCGGGGAAGCGCATCCGGAAGAACCACGCCTGTGAGATGTGCGGCAAGGCCTTCCGCGACGTCTACCATCTGAACCGACACAAGCTGTCGCACTCGGACGAGAAGCCCTACCAGTGCCCGGTGTGCCAGCAGCGCTTCAAGCGCAAGGACCGCATGAGCTACCACGTGCGCTCACATGACGGCGCTGTGCACAAGCCCTACAACTGCTCCCACTGTGGCAAGAGCTTCTCCCG GCCGGATCACCTCAACAGTCACGTCAGACAAGTGCACTCAACAGAACGGCCCTTCAAATGTGAG ACCTTGTCATCTCACTCCCATTTCCTACAGATCAAAGATCCCCAAGGCTCTGATTCCTTTAACCTCTtgttcccctctccctgctctccgAAGCTCTAA
- the MAZ gene encoding myc-associated zinc finger protein isoform X3 — protein MDPGNWSSFIFQGHAQNPLQVGAELQSRFFASQGCAQSPFQAAPAPPPTPQPPAAEPLQVDLLPVLAAAQESAAAAAAAAAAAAAAAVAAAPPAPAAASTVDTAALKQPPAPPPPPPPVSAPAAEAAPPVSAATIAAAAATAVVAPTSTVAVAPVASALEKKTKSKGPYICALCAKEFKNGYNLRRHEAIHTGAKAGRVPSGAMKMPTMVPLSLLSVPQLSGAGGGGGEAGAGGGAAAVAAGGVVTTTASGKRIRKNHACEMCGKAFRDVYHLNRHKLSHSDEKPYQCPVCQQRFKRKDRMSYHVRSHDGAVHKPYNCSHCGKSFSRPDHLNSHVRQVHSTERPFKCEKCEAAFATKDRLRAHTVRHEEKVPCHVCGKMLSSAYISDHMKVHSQGPHHVCELCNKGTGEVCPMAAAAAAAAAAAAAAAVAAPPTAVGSLSGAEGVPVSSQPLPSQPW, from the exons aTGGATCCCGGCAACTGGAGCAGCTTCATCTTCCAG GGTCACGCCCAGAACCCCCTGCAGGTCGGGGCTGAGCTCCAGTCCCGCTTCTTTGCCTCCCAGGGCTGCGCCCAGAGTCCATTCCAG GCCGCGCCGGCGCCCCCACCCACGCCCCAGCCCCCGGCGGCCGAGCCCCTCCAGGTGGACTTGCTCCCGGTTCTCGCCGCCGCCCAGGAGTctgccgccgccgcggccgccgccgcagcagctgctgccgccgccgccgtcgctgctgcgcccccggccccggccgccgcctCCACAGTGGACACAGCGGCTCTGAAGCAGCCgccggcgcccccgccgccgcccccgccggtGTCGGCGCCCGCGGCCGAAGCCGCGCCCCCTGTCTCTGCCGCCACTATCGCCGCAGCCGCGGCTACCGCCGTCGTAGCCCCAACCTCGACGGTCGCCGTGGCCCCGGTCGCATCTGCCTTGGAGAAGAAGACAAAGAGCAAGGGGCCCTACATCTGTGCCCTGTGCGCCAAGGAGTTCAAGAACGGCTACAATCTCCGGAGGCACGAGGCCATCCACACAGGAGCCAAGGCCGGCCGGGTCCCCTCGGGTGCTATGAAGATGCCCACCATGGTGCCCCTGAGTCTCCTGAGCGTGCCCCAGCTGAGCGGagccggcgggggagggggagaagccgGTGCGGGCGGCGGAGCGGCCGCCGTGGCCGCGGGTGGCGTGGTAACCACGACCGCCTCGGGGAAGCGCATCCGGAAGAACCACGCCTGTGAGATGTGCGGCAAGGCCTTCCGCGACGTCTACCATCTGAACCGACACAAGCTGTCGCACTCGGACGAGAAGCCCTACCAGTGCCCGGTGTGCCAGCAGCGCTTCAAGCGCAAGGACCGCATGAGCTACCACGTGCGCTCACATGACGGCGCTGTGCACAAGCCCTACAACTGCTCCCACTGTGGCAAGAGCTTCTCCCG GCCGGATCACCTCAACAGTCACGTCAGACAAGTGCACTCAACAGAACGGCCCTTCAAATGTGAG aaaTGTGAGGCAGCTTTTGCTACGAAGGATCGACTGAGAGCGCACACAGTACGACACGAGGAGAAGGTGCCATGTCATGTGTGTGGCAAGATGCTGAGCTCGGCTTATATTTCGGACCACATGAAGGTGCACAGCCAGGGCCCTCACCATGTCTGTGAGCTCTGCAACAAAG GTACTGGTGAGGTTTGTCCTatggcggcggcagcagcagcggcggcagcggcagcagcagcagcagcagtggcagccCCCCCCACAGCTGTGGGCTCCCTTTCTGGGGCCGAGGGGGTGCCTGTGAGCTCTCAGCCActtccctcccagccctggtGA